GGATGATGGCCATAATGTTGAACAAAAGGAGAAGGAACAAAAGAGGATACACTCGCATTTCATTATGGGAAGTTCTAGACCTAAGTGATTGAAGGCATAATGATGGTTGTtacagttgggggtgggggaaagtgtgGGGGGGAATGAGAGAGCTTTCTGGGGAGATGGAAATGTTCTCAATTTTGATCTGTGTAGAGgttgcaggggtgtgtgtgtgtgtgtgcgtgtgtgtgtatcttaTCTACAAAATCACCGAACCATACTTCAAAGATTTGTGCACTTTATCGTATGTGAGGTACACCTCAGTGTAAAAGCAGCCCATTCTGTAATGCATGTGTGGATTTCGGCTCCTGTTCTCAGAAGGCCCTGTGAGGTCAAGACGCTCACGTTTGGGAAGATAGGGCCTGGCGGTTGGGGCCCAGccaccgcctccccccacccatcaATGGGCTGATTTGCATGCCCTGTTGTGGCCCAGTAGCCTCCCCTGCCTGTGCCCTAAAGCACCTGGAGCACACCCAACAGAACACTCCCGTCTGCCTCCCTGCTGCCGGCAATGGCCTGGTGGCACCTGGCCCTCCTTCTGATTGGAGACCTACTGGCAGGTGAGCCCTTCCTGGGCCTGGCTCacctgggggtgggatgggggacaGCACTGGTTGCAGAGGCCTCCTGCAAGGGAGCAAACTGATGTGAGCCGTGGGAGGATTCTAGAAGGGGCTCTGAGGTGGAAGGGAGAACTGACTACAGGTGGCTCTGCCCTAgacctggggcaagtcacttctctgtgtggggctcagtttctccatttctgAATGAGCAGGTCACCAGGATCCCTTTGAACTTTGACTCTTTAGGGTCTTAGAAGGGACTGGAACAGGTCACCTTTTGAGTTTTTCACAGGGGAAGCTGGTGTGGGCTGGTCCTCACCTCACGGTGTCTCAGGAACAACCAAACTCCAGGAAGGTCCTCAGCATCCAGGTGCCTGAGGCTGAGCTGATGGGTGGTACAGCCCAGGAACCTTCCTGGAGGGGGTGAGTCTGTAGCCAGGGTGTGGAGGAGCCAGTGTGACCAAAGGGCTAGGGGTCTTCAGGACCCTGAGGAGCAACAGAAGGAACCAGGGGCCACCATCCCACCTTATAAACTCTAGTCCCTCCACTGAATACAGATCCTTGGGAACATGGCACTAATAGGGACTTGGGAGTCGCCATCTTGCTACCCTATCCAGTGCCGACACCATGGCACCAGGCCAGGAGCCCCTCAGGAACAGAAATCATTTGGGAGACTGATGGAGACTTCATGAAGCAGGGGTGAGAGAGAAGGGGCCCAGGCTAGGCCTGAGCAGGtctgtctctctcagtctctcagcCAGCTCTGACCCAGCCAGATGCACAGTTGGTCTTCCCAGGCCAAGTGGCCCAACTCTCCTGTATGATCAGCCCTCGCCATGCCACCATTGGGGACCACGGAGTGTCTTGGTACCAGCAGCGAGCAGGGAGCGCCCCCCGCTATCTCCTCTACTACCGTTCAGAAGAGGATCACCACCGCTCCCCAGACATCCCGGATCGTTTCTCAGCAGCCACAGATGCAGCCCACAATACCGGCATCCTGATCATCAGCCCTGTGCAGCCAGAGGATGATGCAGACTATTACTGCTCTGTGGGCTACCTACCTtaggggtggggtgtgggatgAATGCCTCCTGTCTGTCTCCCACTTCTGTCCTCGACCTTAGGCCCCTCTCTAACTTTCTCTGAGCCTTGAtgttcctcctctgtaaaatggactaATAATATCTGGCATGTCAACAATGACTATTCTAAGGGCCATGAGATCCCTGCTGAAAAAGTGACTGTGTTTGGTCTGGGAAAGTGGAGGAGGGCATTCTGGGGCTTGGTGCAAAAGAGGAAGAACTTGAGACTCTTGGGGCAGGGTCCAGCCTCTCCACTGGTCCCCAGAGGGATCAGATGGGTAGCCTGGCCTTCCTGTGACCCAAGGtggtggagggagaaaaaaggaaccaGCCCTTGCCACTCCCAGCTCTGCATGGCTGGTTGTGGTCCAATGCTCACTCGGTGACAACTGGGTCCCCATGGAGCCCAGGCTGCTAGGTAGGGGAGGGACAGCCCCTGCCTACTCCTTGATGGGACAGGGAGGCGGGTGACAGGTGTgagtgtgtgcgcgtgtgcagGGCACTGAGAGGCACCTGAGGGCCAGGGTGAAGGGTGCTGAAGACATGTGGTTAGATGACAGGGGCAAGGTGGGCAGCATCCCCCCTCTCGGGAACACGTGTCCTTCTGGTCTCCCATGAGAGGGCTGTGCAGCTCCCCcaacccggggtggggggagccgcACATGCAGGTGGGCCCAAAGgcagcactgggggtggggtaggCAAGTCTTGCCATCAGAAGCAAAGCTGAGTGTCTGGGAGTGGGGTAGGGGTTCAAGAACACACTCGTTttccccgcccccccttcccctAAGAGGCGCCTCATGCCAGGACGCCATCCCTCAAATGCCCTGAGTGTAAAGAGGGTCCGCCTACACTCCCGGCCATCTGGGAGGCCCTCCGCgggcccttcctctcccctccgtCTCTGTGGTggcagggtgggcaggcagaTGAACCAGGAAGGATGAATCCTTACAGGATCCCTGGACCTATGAGAGGTGACGGGCTCCACTCTAGGATTCCCTTCTTCTCTTGAAGATCCCAGACGCCCCCAAGGTCCCTGGCTTGCCCGCACCTCCAGGGAAAAGGGCAGCGAGTACTGGGCCTCCTGCCTGCGGCAGCCTGTTTCCTCCCCTGCAGTCCTGCCAGCGCCTACCCAGCTGTTTTCCTCCCAGCCAGGATGCACTTAGGGGCAACCCAGAGCCACTGCGTCGGACTGGAAAGACTCTCCAGATCCCTGTCCTTGAGCTCTGGAGCCAGGAGGGTACGCACGGGGACTCCCGGAGCGACGGGACCACAGAGACGCGTGGACCTCCGCGCGGCCTAGAGCAGTCCCGGAAGTGCCCGcgggttgggggcggggctccgggctCTCGGGCCGCCACGGGCTCCGCGTCAGCAGCTGCCGGGGAGCGAGGCCGGTCGGCCGCGGGTTGGAGCAGCTCAggtgcagccccgccccgcccgcccgcggccccgccccgACCTAGGTGAGCGGCTCCGCCCAGGCCCAGGTGAGTGGCTCCGCATCAGCCAGTGTTCCCACCTGTCCCTCAGGTGGTCCGGGGTGCGGACGTCCCCATTGGTGGGAAGCATTTTGGGGTACCGGCGTCGCCGCCCGGGCGGCGTGTGCTGTTCCGCGGCCGCTGGTGGTCCTCCAGCCGGGAAAACCTCACCGGACCGTGGGTCTGCCTCGTGCCCGGCCCTGTGGGCTCCCTAGAGAATGGGGTGATGGGTGCTGGAGGAGCCGGGAAGGCCCGAGGGAGGTGGAAAACGTGGGGTTCCATACCTTTGGCTTTTCGGTCCAAAAACGTTTAAAACATCGTTGCGGACAGTAAGGATTGCCAACTTTTTCAACAGAGTGGAGACTTAAGGGTGTAGGTGGTACTTAGTGGGAATGGAAAACTCCTAAGGAGGAAACCTTGGAAACACCGTGATTTAACAGGTGGGTGGAAGAAGAGTTGCAGTCCACAGATATCAAGAAGGAGGGATCTAAGGGCGTGACAATTGGGGGCGGGGGGTACCTTTCAGAAACCAAGGGAATAAAGTGggagtgtgggagtgggggtgattTGTCCAGCAAGCTCAAAGCCTTGAGGCATCCAGGTAAGCAAGGTGGGTTTAATAAAGGGGCGGGCCCATGTTGTCACATCTTCCAGTTTATCAAGAGAAAGCCAGAAACCTACTGAGTTTTCCATATTGGCAGCGAagtcaaacaaaaaggaaaagccCAACTCTTTTGAGAGCCAGACAAAACGTGTCTGTGGCGGGATCCCCAGGCTGCCAGCTTGCAACCTCTAAAATGAAGGGTTTGGAGAAGGAGGTATTGGCGAGCAGTGCCAGAGGGTGGGGGAGCGAGGGCTGAAAGGAGAGGGATTGGCAGTAAGGAGGTCATTGGACGCTGGAGCTGAGTGCTGGAGTTCCAGCTGAAATTGGAAACTCGAAATCACACAGTCGCATGATTTTCCTTGGCAACATTGAACATTTTAGGAGGAATGGGTAGAGAAGGAATTAGTGGCTGGTTGCAGAAGGGCAAGTTGGTGAGGGATGTGatactggtcagagagttggcaGAAGTGATGTCTGTCGTTAGACCCACTGCAGATGGAGAGGGTCTCAGCCACCCGGGCACGGGCAGAGCTAGACAAGGAGTTAGCTATGATGAGGCGAGTGGGAGAACTTGGAGGGCTGGAGACTGTGGGCGCTGAAGAGGAGGTAAAGAAGGAGCAAAGAAGACTCATTAAAGTGGctgaaaattcattttaaaatatttccaaatagaAATGGGATCCATCGTGACTATTCCAATTAATttagtgtgtttttcttttgagcCAATTACTCCCTAAGCTTCAGGGAAGGTATAATAGTACCTTTGTATAgatttgtgaggattaaatgaaatctGCTTGTAAAGGCCTagcagtgcctagcacagagcaGGTAGATGATCAAGAAGCATGAGCTGTCATCATTATGGTACCTGGGGAGTTTCCTTTTAGCTGCACACACGTTTCTGGATGGGGTCCTGAGGGGCTCCCTCAGGGGCCACCACACCACAGTGATGGGGGACTAAGTGGGAGTGTTCCAGCACCCTTCTTTTTTCCTACAAAAACACCCCTTCCAACTGGAGCAGTCAtgcttttgtatgttttatttatttatatctcccAGAGAACTGACTTTTTTTTGAGTAAAGAGTTCAAGTGTGACAGTCATTTCTAGCACAAAACCAGATGGCTTTTCCTCCATTCAGTCATCTAGTAATTCAACAGATGTGTGCGTAGAGATTGCCCTgttgtgctgggggctggggcttccAAATTGAAGGAGCATGGGACTCGCCCTGAGGAGCTCAcaggcagcagtggggagggTCCTGTCAGCCCACGTTTGCCAAGGTGGCGACTGCTTGGTGGACCTGTGCACCGTGGGCCACCAGGGGCTGTGCCTGATTCATCAGTCTGCTGGTGAAGAGAAGAGGGAACATTTGGAGTGAGCCTGGAAGGATGAGCTGGTGGCAGTCTGAGAAGGGGGAGGGACCTggtaggcagaggaaacagcagagCAAATGAGTTGTTGAGCTGGAAGGTTAGGGGTGTgtgaaaggagaggcaggggtgggctggAAGGGCCTGTGAAGGAGCTGAGCTGTCCCAAGATCCTAGGAAAAGAAGTGACACGGCCAGGCCTGTGCTTTGGGTCTCTGTCACTGGTGCCGATgtagagagcagagcagaggaag
The genomic region above belongs to Phyllostomus discolor isolate MPI-MPIP mPhyDis1 chromosome 13, mPhyDis1.pri.v3, whole genome shotgun sequence and contains:
- the VPREB3 gene encoding pre-B lymphocyte protein 3, translating into MAWWHLALLLIGDLLAVSQPALTQPDAQLVFPGQVAQLSCMISPRHATIGDHGVSWYQQRAGSAPRYLLYYRSEEDHHRSPDIPDRFSAATDAAHNTGILIISPVQPEDDADYYCSVGYLP